The following are from one region of the Terriglobales bacterium genome:
- a CDS encoding aldose epimerase family protein produces MRATILSMPDPAEFALNTEHTTTRKWFGQTAGGEDVYLYKLENMQGVEVEISNYGATIVSLRVPDRTGRVDDVILGYDNLSGYLSEKNQYLGATVGRYANRIAGGRFALNGKTYQVPNNDGPNALHGGKKGFDKRLWSVEQSAPIAAREIILRYFSEDGEEGFPGNLEVRVSFRLTDQNELRIEYLATTDKDTVLNLTNHAYFNLAGEGSGDILQHQLTLLASSFTPVDESLIPTGELRDVANTPFDFRHGTAVGIHIDDGEQLQRAGGYDHNLVLDHGGGKLALAARVTEPSSGRVLEVLTTEPGVQFYSGNFLDGSTTGKSGKSYDFRSGFSLETQHFPDSPNQPAFPSTVLKPDQRFQSMTVYRFSTK; encoded by the coding sequence GTGCGTGCGACAATCCTGTCAATGCCCGATCCTGCGGAGTTCGCTCTAAACACCGAACACACGACGACGAGGAAATGGTTCGGGCAGACTGCCGGTGGCGAAGATGTCTATCTCTACAAACTTGAGAATATGCAGGGTGTAGAAGTGGAGATCTCGAACTACGGAGCCACAATTGTTTCGCTCAGAGTTCCAGATCGCACCGGAAGAGTCGACGATGTCATCCTGGGGTACGACAATCTAAGCGGCTACCTCTCAGAGAAGAATCAATATCTCGGCGCGACCGTCGGCCGTTACGCCAATCGCATCGCCGGGGGACGCTTTGCGTTGAACGGCAAAACCTATCAGGTGCCGAACAACGACGGACCAAACGCTCTACACGGCGGGAAGAAGGGTTTTGACAAACGCCTCTGGTCTGTCGAACAAAGCGCTCCAATAGCTGCGCGGGAAATCATATTGCGATACTTCAGTGAGGATGGTGAAGAAGGTTTCCCCGGTAATCTTGAGGTTAGGGTCTCATTCCGTCTCACTGATCAGAACGAATTGAGAATTGAATACCTCGCTACAACCGACAAGGATACGGTTCTGAACCTCACCAATCATGCCTACTTCAATCTCGCGGGCGAGGGAAGCGGAGATATCTTGCAACACCAGCTGACGCTGTTGGCTTCCTCGTTTACTCCAGTTGACGAATCACTGATACCAACCGGCGAGCTCCGGGATGTCGCGAACACGCCGTTTGACTTTCGCCATGGGACGGCCGTTGGGATCCATATCGACGATGGGGAGCAGCTTCAGCGCGCGGGAGGTTACGATCACAACCTCGTGCTGGATCATGGCGGCGGAAAGTTAGCTCTGGCGGCGCGAGTCACCGAGCCAAGCTCGGGACGGGTGCTGGAAGTCCTTACCACCGAGCCGGGTGTACAGTTCTATTCCGGGAACTTTCTGGACGGCAGTACCACCGGAAAGAGCGGCAAGAGTTACGACTTCCGTTCGGGCTTCAGCCTCGAGACGCAGCATTTTCCCGATTCGCCAAACCAGCCTGCGTTTCCTTCCACCGTACTCAAGCCCGATCAGCGTTTTCAGTCGATGACTGTTTACCGTTTTTCGACTAAATGA
- a CDS encoding MEDS domain-containing protein yields MSSANTSTPVIHSVQFYDHDDALIQRLRGIIVSGVEVGNAILVVATEEHRHQLRAALEQSGINPIGLEEEGRLQLLDARELLDQFMVEDLPSRDLFLSKVGALVKAAKQTSWNMQRGLTVFGEMVAVLWQEGNHAAALKLEHLWNELLDDGTFHLHCAYPRHLFTGDRDSILLRSVCEGHSHVIGQAA; encoded by the coding sequence TTGTCTTCAGCGAATACTTCGACACCGGTAATCCACTCTGTTCAGTTTTATGACCACGACGACGCCCTCATTCAAAGGCTGCGTGGAATTATCGTGTCAGGGGTGGAGGTCGGAAATGCAATCCTCGTGGTAGCAACCGAGGAGCATCGGCACCAACTCAGGGCGGCACTCGAGCAATCGGGGATCAACCCAATTGGTCTTGAGGAAGAGGGAAGGTTGCAATTGCTTGATGCCCGTGAACTGCTCGATCAGTTCATGGTTGAGGATCTGCCTAGCCGCGACTTATTCCTTTCTAAGGTTGGCGCTCTCGTGAAGGCTGCGAAGCAGACTTCCTGGAATATGCAGCGCGGCTTGACGGTTTTTGGCGAGATGGTAGCGGTTCTTTGGCAAGAAGGAAATCACGCTGCAGCACTCAAACTCGAACATCTTTGGAATGAACTGCTCGACGATGGAACCTTTCATCTCCATTGTGCCTATCCAAGACATCTCTTTACCGGGGATCGTGATTCCATCCTGCTTCGCTCGGTCTGCGAAGGGCACTCTCACGTAATCGGGCAAGCGGCCTAA
- a CDS encoding sugar ABC transporter substrate-binding protein encodes MKKLKLLVSLVSNENDYQREQARAVTEMAERLGAEAQVIYAEGDAINQSQQLLDAIQGVPESRPDAVVCHPAGTGLSQVAHAAVSKGIGWAVVNRDIDYLTELRVSSKVPVFCITVDQEEVGRIQARQIAALLPQGGLVLYIQGPSGNYSAEQRTIGVERAKPANVQLRMLRGRFTEESGYHALKSWLRLSTSRQIQVDLVCSQNDNMALGAKKALSEEGGRWADLAFIGCDASGNAGQDRVKRGILTASISLPTTAGLAVETFVRAYQTGVPPQELTVLKPVSFPPEKQLLALLPAVKA; translated from the coding sequence ATGAAGAAGCTGAAACTGTTGGTTTCCCTGGTCAGCAACGAGAACGACTATCAGCGTGAGCAGGCTCGCGCGGTCACCGAGATGGCTGAGCGACTGGGCGCTGAGGCGCAAGTCATCTATGCCGAAGGCGACGCCATCAATCAAAGCCAGCAACTCCTCGACGCCATTCAAGGCGTGCCTGAATCGCGCCCCGACGCAGTTGTTTGTCATCCGGCAGGTACGGGCCTGTCGCAAGTGGCGCACGCAGCTGTCTCGAAAGGAATCGGATGGGCGGTGGTTAACCGCGACATCGATTACTTGACTGAACTGCGGGTGAGTAGCAAAGTTCCGGTCTTCTGCATCACTGTGGACCAAGAGGAAGTCGGGCGCATACAGGCGCGCCAGATCGCAGCCCTTCTTCCTCAGGGCGGTCTAGTGCTTTACATCCAAGGACCCTCGGGCAATTACTCTGCCGAGCAGCGCACAATTGGCGTCGAGCGTGCCAAGCCTGCCAACGTGCAACTACGAATGCTTCGTGGACGCTTCACAGAAGAAAGCGGATATCACGCGCTGAAATCCTGGCTGCGTCTTTCCACCTCGCGTCAGATTCAGGTGGATCTAGTCTGCTCGCAGAACGACAACATGGCTCTCGGAGCGAAGAAGGCGCTGTCCGAAGAGGGTGGCCGTTGGGCCGACTTGGCCTTCATCGGTTGCGATGCGAGCGGCAATGCCGGTCAGGATCGGGTAAAGAGAGGAATTCTCACGGCTTCGATCTCCCTCCCAACAACGGCGGGACTAGCCGTCGAAACGTTTGTGCGCGCCTACCAGACCGGAGTCCCCCCGCAGGAGCTCACAGTTTTGAAGCCGGTGTCGTTTCCTCCGGAAAAACAATTACTTGCTCTTCTTCCCGCCGTTAAGGCCTAA
- a CDS encoding FG-GAP-like repeat-containing protein, whose amino-acid sequence MANTLFGTLVFLAFCFPLTGQEERKATRGNGPEDIPQATFFVHRLGTDHAEGITTLDMNGDGRPDILSGAYWYENPGPQGGEWKRHQFRTVGIHEEFVSDCGEWVIDVNHDGAPDLVTTGWITNGLWWYENPKQTNVMWQRHFISDSYDTEGGWLADVNGDGKRDLVLAHYQRQGIIWVDFSGTQPKVHHAGGPESDGHGVGVGDVDGDGKPDILTPYGWLKNVDAEHDQWEWHPEWKLGDTGFPIVGYDVNQDGKVDIIFGRGHSYGLYWLEQQGTGARRSWIKHAIDESFSQAHALALADIDGDGEPELITGKRYRGHSGNDPGSYDPLVVYYYKIDRKNGRFTRYTLSVNGTAGVGTQFVVADLDGDGDIDIGTAGKTGVHFFENLKVDRVPKEQREKEVLLERNWPFESEGPNVQQEDAPRPK is encoded by the coding sequence ATGGCAAACACTTTATTTGGCACACTCGTGTTTCTGGCATTCTGCTTCCCTCTAACTGGACAAGAGGAGAGGAAGGCAACACGCGGAAATGGTCCGGAGGACATCCCTCAAGCGACGTTCTTCGTTCACCGTTTGGGAACCGATCACGCCGAGGGCATCACGACGCTTGACATGAATGGCGATGGACGGCCCGACATCCTTAGCGGTGCTTACTGGTATGAGAACCCAGGTCCGCAAGGAGGCGAGTGGAAGCGCCATCAATTCCGCACGGTCGGTATTCACGAAGAGTTTGTCTCCGACTGCGGCGAGTGGGTCATCGACGTGAACCATGACGGCGCACCCGATCTGGTTACGACCGGCTGGATTACGAATGGACTCTGGTGGTACGAGAATCCGAAGCAGACCAATGTGATGTGGCAGCGGCATTTCATCAGCGACAGCTATGACACCGAAGGAGGCTGGCTAGCTGATGTGAACGGCGATGGTAAGCGAGATCTCGTTCTCGCCCACTACCAGAGACAAGGAATTATCTGGGTGGATTTCTCCGGGACCCAGCCAAAAGTGCATCACGCCGGCGGACCCGAGTCAGACGGCCACGGCGTTGGAGTTGGGGACGTTGATGGAGACGGTAAGCCCGACATTCTCACACCGTATGGCTGGCTGAAGAATGTGGACGCCGAACATGATCAATGGGAATGGCATCCAGAGTGGAAGCTGGGCGATACTGGATTTCCCATTGTGGGCTACGACGTGAATCAAGACGGAAAGGTGGATATCATCTTCGGCCGCGGCCACAGCTATGGGCTTTATTGGCTTGAACAGCAGGGTACGGGTGCCAGGCGCTCGTGGATCAAGCACGCCATTGATGAATCTTTCTCACAGGCACATGCGCTCGCCTTGGCAGACATTGATGGAGACGGTGAACCGGAGCTTATAACCGGTAAGCGCTATCGCGGACATTCTGGTAACGATCCCGGCTCGTACGATCCGCTCGTCGTCTATTACTACAAGATCGATCGCAAGAACGGACGATTCACCCGCTATACGTTATCAGTGAATGGCACTGCCGGTGTCGGCACACAATTCGTAGTCGCTGATCTCGATGGAGACGGCGACATCGATATTGGAACCGCCGGGAAAACAGGCGTGCACTTTTTCGAGAACCTCAAAGTGGATCGCGTGCCAAAAGAACAACGGGAGAAGGAAGTGTTGCTGGAACGGAACTGGCCGTTCGAGTCGGAAGGTCCAAACGTACAGCAGGAGGATGCCCCAAGGCCGAAGTGA
- a CDS encoding fibronectin type III domain-containing protein, with protein MNSAVKRILLVAGTVLLVGAVGIAQTDSSGTSSKTKKKRSTYSSTSSAQNGSSSTANSTSNADPSTPSSSATTSQSGGALPQSDSASPATGSNTPATDGGGSGTVKAGNSGFDETSSSHNGTSSSAQSSQASPSTPSAYGSGSGASGQGSSAPSGSEASSSNDISNGPVAETVSDSNALIGWATRNAASNTAIKYGINRANLSQAAQGTDGSDGKNHHAKMEGLSPNTRYYFQITENGQPVGGVGTFRTTAAGEQPVQSKAVIPQK; from the coding sequence ATGAATTCGGCAGTGAAGAGAATTTTGCTGGTCGCTGGAACGGTCCTGCTTGTAGGCGCAGTTGGGATAGCGCAAACGGATTCTAGCGGCACTTCCAGCAAGACAAAGAAAAAACGCTCAACTTACTCGAGCACCAGTTCCGCGCAAAACGGTTCAAGTTCAACGGCAAACAGTACTTCAAACGCCGACCCCTCGACGCCCTCGTCGAGCGCCACCACGAGCCAGTCGGGAGGTGCTCTCCCGCAGAGCGATTCGGCGTCGCCAGCGACTGGTTCCAATACGCCTGCTACCGATGGCGGCGGTTCCGGCACGGTGAAAGCAGGAAATAGTGGATTTGACGAAACATCATCGTCCCATAATGGAACTAGCAGTTCAGCCCAAAGCAGTCAGGCATCGCCTTCAACCCCGAGTGCCTATGGAAGTGGTTCCGGCGCTTCAGGACAAGGCTCTTCTGCGCCCTCTGGATCGGAGGCATCTTCCTCGAATGACATTAGCAACGGTCCAGTAGCCGAGACGGTGAGCGATTCCAATGCGCTGATCGGATGGGCCACACGAAATGCCGCCAGCAACACCGCCATCAAATACGGCATAAACCGCGCTAACCTCTCGCAGGCCGCTCAGGGAACAGATGGCAGCGATGGCAAGAACCATCACGCAAAGATGGAAGGCCTGTCGCCGAATACTCGCTACTATTTCCAGATTACGGAAAATGGTCAGCCAGTGGGTGGAGTCGGGACTTTTCGGACCACTGCTGCCGGCGAGCAGCCCGTGCAAAGCAAGGCAGTCATTCCGCAGAAGTAG
- a CDS encoding MarC family protein, whose translation MHIVAQLTGATAVVVAALFPIVNPLGSALIFLSLTRGYPADLRHNLILRITINSLLLLVISMLIGSHVLRFFGISIPVVQVAGGLIVAVTGWRVLSQKEVDPKPQTVNPATISQQAFYPLTLPITVGPGSISVAITLGANEARHTYSWPVLLAAFVGPSIVALSVYICYRSAERLERILGPVGLGVFLRLSAFIVICIGVQITWNGIAALVHGL comes from the coding sequence TTGCACATCGTCGCTCAACTCACTGGCGCTACCGCGGTCGTGGTGGCGGCGTTGTTCCCGATTGTGAACCCGCTCGGGAGTGCGCTGATTTTCCTCAGCCTGACCCGTGGATACCCGGCTGACCTTCGTCACAACCTGATACTTCGCATTACCATCAACAGCCTGCTGCTGCTCGTGATTTCCATGCTGATCGGCAGCCATGTCTTGCGGTTTTTCGGAATCTCAATTCCGGTGGTGCAGGTTGCGGGTGGGCTCATTGTGGCGGTCACCGGCTGGAGAGTGCTCTCACAGAAGGAAGTCGACCCAAAGCCACAAACGGTTAACCCGGCGACGATCTCTCAGCAGGCCTTCTATCCACTGACTCTCCCGATAACGGTTGGACCGGGATCTATCTCGGTGGCTATCACTCTTGGCGCCAACGAGGCCCGACATACTTATTCCTGGCCGGTTCTTCTTGCTGCATTTGTGGGACCATCCATCGTCGCGTTGAGCGTGTATATCTGCTACCGTTCCGCAGAGCGACTCGAACGAATCCTCGGCCCGGTCGGATTGGGCGTCTTTCTGCGGCTGTCGGCATTCATCGTTATTTGCATTGGGGTGCAGATCACGTGGAATGGAATCGCCGCCCTCGTGCATGGATTGTGA
- a CDS encoding DinB family protein: MTVYQARLSAYTEGRDPIAMQRQAPLMLAELIDGVSEADLQARPAPGKWSVGEILAHLAEDEIATAWRYRRMIEHCGCDLAPFDQDQWAQLGNYASWNPREALELFRLLRTANLRMLGQLSVADWQKFGVHAERGNITVSDLARHMAGHDMHHIDQIRRILARQ, from the coding sequence ATGACCGTCTATCAAGCTCGCCTGAGCGCCTATACCGAAGGCAGAGATCCCATTGCGATGCAGCGGCAAGCGCCACTCATGTTGGCGGAGCTCATTGACGGGGTAAGTGAGGCGGACCTGCAGGCTCGTCCAGCACCCGGAAAATGGTCCGTTGGAGAGATTTTGGCTCACTTGGCAGAAGACGAGATTGCAACCGCCTGGCGATATCGCCGAATGATTGAACACTGCGGCTGTGACTTGGCTCCGTTCGATCAGGACCAATGGGCGCAGCTCGGAAACTATGCTTCGTGGAATCCGAGGGAAGCGCTTGAGCTATTCAGATTGTTACGCACAGCGAATCTGCGCATGCTAGGCCAGCTGAGCGTCGCTGACTGGCAGAAGTTTGGCGTGCACGCAGAACGCGGCAACATCACAGTCTCAGATCTGGCGCGGCACATGGCTGGTCATGATATGCATCACATCGATCAGATCCGGCGAATTCTTGCTCGCCAATAA
- a CDS encoding glycoside hydrolase family 27 protein, which yields MRLIRLLLVVALSAPSCLAADLTGNWLSAMPLPDGTNRKVYFDLKQQDSKISGHIRQTQFYYTITESNGTPDSFTVTGTMQDGKTLRRVVYEGKLVGDELHMSTRRRPEAPLTEVVAHKVADGEGAMPARIEPPALHKVSYNGLAKTPPMGWNSWNKFAGRVDDATVRTIADAMASNGMKEAGYIYINIDDTWEGENRDANGNITTNKKFPDMKALVDYVHSKGLKLGIYSSPGPNTCAGYEGSYGHEEQDAKTYAGWGIDYLKYDWCGARNLYTDQEMQAVYQKMGDALQASGRPIVYSLCQYGLNDVWKWGPDVGGNLWRTTGDIRDAWDSMTKIGFNQDQLAPFAAPGHWNDPDMLEIGNGSMTDTEYRTHMSLWSMLAAPLIAGNDLRDMTPAIHDILMNKEVIAIDQDPDGKQATRISKSGDQEIWARPLAGGAFAVALFNRAKDDAKMTVKWSDVGIKDKLGKARDAWSHSDVKISGSDYSATVPGHGVVLLRVFAK from the coding sequence ATGAGGCTTATCCGCTTGCTTCTGGTTGTCGCATTGAGTGCACCGTCTTGTCTGGCTGCAGATCTCACAGGCAATTGGCTTTCCGCGATGCCGCTGCCTGATGGCACCAATCGCAAGGTTTATTTCGACTTAAAGCAACAGGATTCGAAGATCAGCGGACACATCCGACAGACACAGTTCTACTACACCATCACTGAAAGCAATGGCACTCCTGACTCTTTTACCGTTACGGGAACAATGCAGGATGGCAAAACCCTGCGCCGTGTTGTGTATGAAGGCAAGCTCGTCGGAGATGAATTGCACATGTCAACCCGGCGCCGTCCTGAGGCGCCCCTTACGGAAGTTGTCGCGCATAAAGTCGCAGACGGTGAGGGAGCGATGCCGGCCCGCATCGAGCCTCCGGCTCTGCACAAAGTTAGCTACAACGGGCTAGCGAAAACGCCTCCCATGGGCTGGAACAGTTGGAACAAATTCGCGGGACGTGTTGACGACGCCACGGTACGTACGATTGCCGATGCCATGGCCAGTAACGGCATGAAGGAAGCCGGCTATATCTACATCAATATTGATGACACCTGGGAAGGTGAAAACCGCGACGCCAACGGCAATATCACGACGAACAAGAAGTTCCCCGACATGAAGGCTCTGGTGGATTACGTTCACAGCAAGGGTCTCAAACTGGGAATCTATTCGTCCCCTGGGCCAAACACATGCGCAGGATATGAAGGCAGCTACGGGCACGAGGAACAGGATGCAAAGACCTACGCTGGGTGGGGAATCGATTACCTGAAGTATGACTGGTGTGGAGCACGGAATCTTTACACCGACCAGGAAATGCAAGCCGTCTACCAGAAGATGGGCGATGCCTTGCAGGCGAGTGGGCGGCCGATCGTCTACAGCCTGTGCCAGTACGGACTTAATGACGTGTGGAAGTGGGGGCCCGATGTAGGTGGAAATCTGTGGCGTACCACTGGCGACATCCGCGACGCCTGGGACTCAATGACCAAGATCGGTTTCAATCAGGACCAGTTGGCGCCGTTCGCCGCTCCCGGGCACTGGAATGATCCGGACATGTTGGAAATCGGCAATGGCAGCATGACCGACACCGAGTACCGAACTCACATGAGCCTTTGGTCGATGCTCGCTGCACCTCTGATCGCGGGCAATGACCTACGCGACATGACTCCGGCGATTCACGACATTCTTATGAACAAGGAAGTCATCGCCATCGATCAGGATCCAGATGGAAAACAGGCGACGCGCATTTCAAAATCGGGCGATCAGGAGATTTGGGCTCGACCTCTAGCGGGAGGAGCCTTTGCCGTGGCGCTATTCAACCGAGCAAAAGACGACGCCAAGATGACCGTGAAATGGTCTGATGTCGGAATCAAAGATAAGCTGGGTAAGGCGCGGGATGCATGGTCGCATTCCGACGTAAAGATAAGCGGTTCCGACTACTCGGCCACGGTGCCAGGCCACGGCGTGGTGCTGCTCCGCGTCTTTGCGAAGTAA
- a CDS encoding patatin-like phospholipase family protein, producing the protein MPENPGTLWKDFAGRIAVVLSGGGARGAYEAGVLLALQDARLPTHILTSTSIGAINGASYAGHGRGYLGNAEPLVEGWLQLTPASVGIDWSRYIIVLTGLIAATAGFGNALGVLLHRLGIVVRQDDPLLTWLFLGVAGTTVLFSYTEFSYLFYVLLHPMRGQRWAPNKKKLTWSLIANAVVLGFTCWVLVSTHVEFKAEAVFWLTPRNDLWLGIALLIGVLLWSMLRNRVSRLSQRILRSPLDSGLFQNYERSRFLRDRIHQRRLRRSPIRVVMTAAELYTGREKYFANKKIEELANDPGVDAAFVRSHFEYAHDMMKAVIASSAFPMAYEPVKMHGGLWSDGGLVAKQPIIPAIRLGADVVFLIAVEAEKEVVPKIRTFLDVGMRAFDILMSRNVRSDLRVLESVNRICETYAAKVGLRPEQLVLEIGDHSYRYLKAFTIRPATPLAATLLDFDGKIVRPAIEQGYKDGATAIRSFIEYIAENPAGGTKHYLRLNSEREVVAAT; encoded by the coding sequence TTGCCTGAGAATCCTGGGACGCTGTGGAAGGACTTCGCTGGCCGGATAGCGGTGGTATTGTCGGGCGGAGGAGCCCGCGGCGCTTACGAAGCGGGCGTATTGCTGGCGCTTCAGGATGCGCGCCTTCCGACGCACATTCTTACGTCCACCTCAATTGGCGCCATCAACGGTGCTTCGTATGCAGGGCATGGCCGGGGATATCTTGGAAACGCGGAGCCCCTGGTAGAGGGATGGCTGCAACTTACTCCAGCCAGCGTGGGCATCGACTGGTCGCGATACATCATCGTCCTCACCGGACTCATAGCAGCGACGGCCGGATTCGGAAACGCACTTGGCGTACTGCTTCACCGCCTTGGCATTGTCGTTCGTCAAGACGATCCCCTGCTTACATGGCTATTCCTGGGAGTGGCAGGCACAACTGTTCTTTTCTCCTACACAGAGTTCTCCTACCTCTTTTATGTGTTGCTTCACCCTATGCGCGGCCAACGCTGGGCGCCGAACAAGAAGAAGCTCACTTGGTCACTAATAGCGAACGCAGTCGTGCTGGGCTTCACTTGCTGGGTACTAGTCTCGACCCACGTGGAGTTTAAGGCGGAAGCTGTCTTCTGGCTGACCCCTCGGAATGATCTGTGGCTTGGGATTGCGTTGCTGATCGGCGTGCTGTTGTGGTCAATGCTGCGCAATCGGGTGAGCCGGTTAAGCCAAAGAATTTTGAGGTCTCCGCTCGACTCAGGTCTTTTCCAGAATTACGAGCGTTCTCGCTTTTTGCGGGATCGCATTCATCAGCGTCGCCTCCGCCGTTCCCCGATCCGAGTGGTAATGACCGCAGCTGAACTCTACACCGGACGCGAAAAATATTTCGCGAACAAGAAGATCGAGGAATTAGCGAACGATCCTGGCGTCGATGCCGCGTTCGTTCGCTCTCACTTCGAGTACGCGCACGACATGATGAAGGCCGTGATTGCTTCCTCGGCGTTTCCAATGGCCTACGAGCCAGTGAAGATGCACGGCGGGCTCTGGTCCGATGGCGGACTTGTGGCCAAGCAACCCATCATTCCCGCGATCCGGCTGGGAGCGGATGTAGTTTTTCTCATCGCCGTCGAAGCTGAGAAGGAAGTTGTTCCGAAGATCCGAACCTTCCTTGACGTCGGCATGCGAGCCTTTGACATTCTGATGTCCCGCAATGTGAGGTCCGACTTGCGAGTGCTGGAGAGTGTGAATCGAATCTGCGAAACCTACGCTGCCAAAGTCGGCCTACGTCCGGAGCAGCTGGTTCTAGAGATCGGAGATCATTCTTATCGTTATCTGAAGGCATTCACGATCCGGCCAGCGACGCCTCTCGCAGCCACGCTGCTCGACTTTGATGGCAAGATCGTGCGTCCAGCGATCGAGCAAGGATACAAAGACGGAGCGACCGCTATCAGGTCCTTTATCGAATACATCGCCGAAAATCCTGCAGGCGGCACTAAGCATTACCTCCGCCTGAATTCCGAGAGAGAAGTTGTCGCTGCCACGTGA
- a CDS encoding DUF1080 domain-containing protein, whose protein sequence is MKLVELRSRVLLLSTFFICAFVTYPAHGANKEIPPHGAAVTLFDGADLSNFDTLLKSKGLNSDPERVFQVQKKEVHISGKEFGYIVTKREFENYYLRAEFKWGEGTYAPRAGQARDSGILYNIQGEQKVWPRSIEFQICEGATGDFWMTDGGALTSKDGNRVEGPAGKGAKIDRIGKGAWKNEVGYRDPSGEVEKPHGKWNVVELVNQAGHVKQYVNGKLVNEGSEAFPGSGKILFQSEGAEVFFRNIRLYPLK, encoded by the coding sequence ATGAAACTCGTCGAGCTTCGCAGCCGGGTGCTGTTACTTTCAACATTCTTCATTTGCGCGTTCGTCACCTATCCGGCGCACGGAGCCAACAAAGAGATTCCGCCGCACGGAGCTGCCGTCACGTTGTTTGACGGCGCTGATCTCAGCAACTTCGACACTCTTCTCAAGAGCAAAGGACTTAACTCCGATCCCGAGCGTGTGTTCCAGGTTCAGAAGAAAGAGGTCCACATCTCGGGAAAAGAATTTGGCTACATCGTCACGAAGCGGGAATTCGAAAACTACTACCTGAGAGCGGAGTTCAAATGGGGAGAGGGAACTTACGCCCCACGAGCCGGTCAGGCGCGTGACAGCGGAATCCTCTACAACATCCAGGGTGAGCAGAAGGTTTGGCCTAGATCCATCGAATTCCAGATCTGCGAAGGCGCGACGGGAGATTTCTGGATGACCGATGGAGGCGCCCTCACCAGTAAGGATGGAAATCGTGTCGAAGGTCCGGCAGGCAAGGGCGCGAAGATCGATCGCATCGGCAAAGGGGCTTGGAAGAACGAAGTTGGATACCGCGATCCATCTGGAGAAGTCGAGAAGCCTCATGGGAAATGGAATGTCGTCGAGCTTGTGAATCAGGCAGGTCATGTGAAGCAGTATGTAAATGGGAAGCTCGTGAACGAGGGGTCCGAAGCGTTTCCCGGAAGCGGCAAGATCCTGTTTCAATCAGAGGGCGCCGAGGTCTTCTTCCGTAACATAAGGCTGTATCCGCTGAAGTAG